Proteins encoded by one window of Yamadazyma tenuis chromosome 2, complete sequence:
- the RPC11 gene encoding RNA polymerase III C11 subunit (COG:K; EggNog:ENOG503P5TR) has protein sequence MLLLSSEDGDSNKFYCPTCPYEFKISGFQMFDKKVLPRKEVDDVLGGEGAWDNVDQTPAQCPRDSCGGDKAYFFQLQIRSADEPMTTFYKCVKCSHQWREN, from the coding sequence ATGTTGCTTCTATCGCTGGAGGATGGTGACTCGAACAAATTCTATTGTCCCACATGTCCTTATGAGTTCAAAATTAGTGGTTTCCAGATGTTCGATAAAAAGGTGCTTCCTAGAAAAGAAGTGGATGATGTTTTGGGTGGTGAAGGTGCTTGGGACAATGTGGACCAAACTCCAGCGCAGTGCCCTCGAGACTCGTGTGGTGGTGACAAAGCATACTTCTTCCAGTTACAAATCAGATCAGCTGATGAGCCTATGACCACTTTCTATAAATGTGTGAAATGCTCTCATCAATGGAGAGAAAACTAA
- the ALG14 gene encoding UDP-N-acetylglucosamine transferase subunit (EggNog:ENOG503P4FV; COG:S; BUSCO:EOG092643QM), which translates to MEYETRILVRSLLVVLPLFVIVSRLIFVLPSVNSPVINDRADGAELPSWLSGSNIMIFLGSGGHTGEMMSILSKVNLTQLNRIWVVSSNDSTSILKCKEYEDTLKTNTAPSFISLLRARDVGEPLLSSLKSTIRSFIDTFLKLRQLPQLPDVLLVNGPGTSVPIAYMLFLFRFLGVGNTRIVYIESLARVNDLSLSGKLLLPITDRFIVQWPAVANRYKRAEYYGCINLNVIDFVGCLLPVDMKTLTDKGKQGIQVVDYTTKGNAIVRYRGRTWIQVNNELLPSEIKLVFSRHSSYSECKEFVKTFNPVSVYPCVTSKGTWENGFVMSRLFKDVCVSGGIENFAFDVINCATHGIPISPIMVRPVKTINRWDLQDCENELRFVAKYFESYQDFKFFSQVSFSEPEARTTKEKKTVTLAQIISNRNDSSFKHFMKQSEYLYEKYIKSSLPGQVPCKVDYLDELNRLGLHESCSYSSIEDLDYYTRVSISFPSSDSGQIRTENEIFDEFGRSVRTPTLRNEANVTSSFDSIEVSCKHAGQPKDLDDANINRIARQLREDPDSYFSMHLKCTSKS; encoded by the exons ATGGAGTACGAAACACGGATTTTGGTACGACTGTTACTTGTTGTGCTACCTCTATTTGTGATCGTGTCCCGTTTGATATTTGTGTTGCCCTCAGTTAACTCCCCTGTCATCAATGACCGTGCTGATGGCGCTGAGCTTCCTTCATGGTTATCAGGTTCAAACATTATGATATTTCTTGGTTCTGGTGGGCATACTGGTGAGATGATGAGCATACTTTCCAAGGTGAACTTGACACAGCTCAACAGGATTTGGGTGGTATCATCTAATGACTCAACTTCCATATTAAAATGCAAGGAGTATGAAGACACCTTAAAGACGAATACGGCGCCGCTGTTTATCAGTCTTCTTAGAGCCCGAGATGTGGGTGAACCATTATTGCTGTCTTTGAAGAGCACAATACGATCCTTCATCGATACGTTTCTCAAACTCCGCCAATTGCCCCAACTCCCAGACGTGCTACTTGTTAACGGACCCGGAACCAGCGTGCCCATTGCATACATGCTCTTCTTATTTAGGTTCTTGGGAGTTGGAAACACTCGAATCGTGTACATCGAGAGTCTTGCTAGAGTCAATGACTTGAGTCTTTCTGGAAAGTTGTTGTTACCCATCACAGACAGATTCATTGTACAATGGCCTGCTGTGGCAAACAGATACAAACGTGCAGAATACTACGGA TGTATTAACTTGAATGTGATTGATTTTGTAGGATGCTTGCTTCCCGTGGATATGAAGACACTAACTGATAAAGGGAAACAGGGTATACAAGTTGTTGACTATACTACAAAGGGAAATGCCATTGTTAGATACAGGGGACGCACTTGGATTCAAGTGAACAACGAACTTCTTCCCAGTGAGATAAAACTTGTGTTTTCAAGACACTCATCGTACTCTGAGTGTAAGGAGTTTGTTAAAACTTTCAACCCCGTTCTGGTGTATCCTTGTGTGACGTCCAAAGGGACATGGGAAAATGGGTTTGTCATGTCTCGTTTGTTTAAGGATGTATGTGTTCTGGGAGGTATTGAGAACTTTGCCTTTGATGTGATCAACTGTGCTACCCATGGGATACCAATTTCTCCAATCATGGTTAGACCCGTTAAAACTATCAACAGATGGGATTTGCAAGACTGTGAGAATGAACTTCGTtttgttgcaaaatatTTTGAATCCTATCaggacttcaagttcttcctGCAAGTATCATTTCTGGAGCCCGAAGCTAGAActaccaaagaaaagaagaccGTTACTCTAGCACAAATTATCAGCAATAGAAACGATTCCAGTTTCAAGCACTTCATGAAACAGAGCGAATACCTCTACGAAAAATACATAAAGCTGAGTCTTCCAGGACAAGTACCCTGTAAAGTGGACTATCTAGATGAGCTCAATCGTTTGGGCCTACACGAATCCTGTTCTTATCTGTctattgaagatttggatTATTATACACGGGTCTCAATCAGCTTTCCGTCTTCCGATCTGGGCCAAATCAGAACTGAGAATGAGATTTTCGATGAGTTCGGACGGTCAGTTAGAACACCCACCCTTAGGAACGAGGCCAATGTGACCTCTTCATTTGATTCGATTGAAGTTTCATGCAAACACGCAGGCCAGcccaaggacttggatgatgCCAACATTAACAGAATCGCACGCCAGTTAAGGGAGGACCCAGACTCGTACTTTTCGATGCATTTGAAGTGCACCAGCAAAAGCTAA
- the ORC2 gene encoding Origin recognition complex subunit 2 (COG:L; EggNog:ENOG503NXCD), with the protein MGLVEYYNKGLEKGFETPSIKRVISVFPQLSPSPVRDISTTSPSRKGIIFPSPSHRKISPARTPRGRAGLPSPTKRSFEDVNNSAVKRAHRVKISSILNDEDSFYDDGQEELNEQDLRIAESIIQSSHEENGGIRLLFGQDIPFEIDPSDEELVTDLEPEHEDQDPVKEATPPDSPESTPTQTRAKRRVRRKPIILDVDSGDEDDANDSEIDKDVSEIDSEIDGEEDSDEMLSDEAVSKYEVQTTPSKRGRGRPRKLRPVPPSEDESPRKKRAKYEILSIFRQDDADLLANNPVKSETTTIKKLEKTNASDTFWDDLEPMDIPYISGIPEDELVTLDRSKRQKFDPLPIPPVGADGELPASYVKKYLPNIKWENSKEGEALDDRSYFSEGTEGYFDQMSHRERHAVYSLSSLGIDLSNSEFLDRVELLKYFKPKQKLALSNLLKKSYHQWCFELSQDFNICFYGTGSKIELITDFATNYLTSWLAKYHQLKNEEIPNVLVMNGYNPSCKVKDIMESLVSVLVPEEYRVRRHYSKILSDSFPLLLKQLERQRKNTKSPKPRLILVIHCIDSESLRDDKTQVQLCQLANLPEVKLICSAENIAAPLLWDSFKAENYNFVYHDITTYQPYIVETSFKDAIDIGKTKRTSSSRGAMFVLRALNENSKTIYKILLESQIERIKQLNPKSGVRSTRGTLRTAIDFKALHKNCMEHFVTSNEISFRAMLTEFLEHNMCKLTKDDAGTEKVFIAYTFEEMNKLLKESLK; encoded by the coding sequence ATGGGTTTAGTAGAGTATTACAACAAGGGTCTTGAAAAAGGTTTTGAGACGCCCCTGATAAAGAGGGTCATATCGGTGTTTCCTCAGCTCTCTCCATCTCCGGTGAGAGATATTTCCACCACATCTCCATCCAGAAAGGGAATAATATTCCCTTCTCCAAGTCACAGGAAGATATCACCGGCAAGAACGCCGAGAGGGAGGGCAGGGCTACCGTCGCCTACTAAACGAAGTTTTGAAGACGTGAATAATTCTGCTGTTAAGCGAGCGCACAGAGTGAAGATAAGTTCGATTTTGAACGACGAGGACTCATTCTATGACGATGGccaagaagagttgaacgaACAGGATTTAAGGATTGCTGAGTCTATCATCCAGCTGTCTCATGAGGAAAATGGAGGTATTCGTCTTTTGTTTGGCCAGGATATTCCATTTGAGATTGATCCCAGTGACGAAGAACTAGTGACGGATTTGGAGCCAGAACACGAGGATCAAGACCCGGTAAAGGAGGCGACACCACCAGACTCACCTGAATCCACTCCAACTCAAACGAGGGCAAAGCGCAGAGTACGAAGAAAACCCATCATCCTAGATGTTGACAGTGGAGACGAAGACGATGCCAATGACAGTGAGATCGATAAAGATGTCTCTGAAATTGACAGTGAAATCGACGGAGAGGAAGACAGTGACGAGATGCTTTCAGATGAAGCTGTTTCGAAATACGAGGTACAAACTACTCCATCTAAAAGGGGACGTGGTCGTCCACGTAAACTTCGACCAGTTCCGCCGTCAGAGGATGAATCGCCCAGAAAGAAGCGGGCAAAATATGAGATTCTTTCTATTTTCAGGCAAGATGATGCTGATCTCCTAGCGAACAATCCGGTGAAAAGCGAAACCACTACAATCAAAAAGCTAGAGAAAACCAACGCATCTGATACTTTTTGGGATGACTTGGAACCCATGGATATTCCTTATATCAGTGGGATTCCTGAAGACGAACTTGTCACACTTGACAGAAGCAAGAGGCAAAAGTTCGACCCTTTACCTATTCCTCCGGTAGGTGCTGATGGTGAGCTACCAGCTTCGTATGTGAAAAAATACTTACCCAATATTAAATGGGAAAACTCGAAGGAAGGAGAGGCATTGGACGACCGGTCGTACTTCTCCGAAGGAACAGAAGGATACTTTGACCAAATGAGCCACAGAGAACGACATGCAGTGTATCTGTTGTCAAGTTTGGGAATCGATCTCAGTAACctggagtttttggatCGGGTGGAGTTATTGAAATACTTCAAGCCTAAACAAAAGTTGGCACTACTGAACCTTCTCAAGAAGTCatatcatcaatggtgCTTTGAACTCTCTCAAGATTTCAATATTTGTTTCTATGGAACCGGGTCTAAAATTGAATTGATTACCGATTTCGCAACCAACTATCTCACTTCTTGGTTAGCCAAGTACcaccagttgaagaatgaagAAATACCAAATgtattggtgatgaacGGATATAATCCATCTTGCAAGGTAAAAGACATCATGGAGAGCTTGGTGCTGGTACTTGTGCCTGAAGAATACCGAGTTAGAAGACATTATTCCAAGATTTTATCGGATTCGTTTCCTCTCTTGCTTAAGCAGTTAGAGCGGCAGAGGAAAAATACCAAAAGCCCGAAACCAAGACtcattttggtgattcaTTGCATTGACTCAGAGTCTTTAAGGGATGATAAAACCCAAGTGCAACTTTGTCAGTTGGCAAATCTACCTGAAGTAAAGCTTATATGTTCTGCCGAAAACATCGCTGCACCATTATTATGGGACCTGTTCAAGGCTGAGAACTACAACTTTGTATACCATGATATCACCACATACCAGCCTTATATTGTGGAAACATCCTTCAAAGATGCCATTGACATTGgcaaaacaaaaagaacttCCAGCAGTAGAGGTGCCATGTTTGTATTGAGGGCATTGAATGAGAATTCCAAGACGATTTacaagattcttcttgaactgCAAATCGAGAGAATTAAACAATTGAATCCCAAAAGTGGTGTACGTTCTACCAGAGGGACTCTTCGAACCGCCATCGACTTCAAAGCTCTCCACAAAAATTGTATGGAGCATTTCGTCACCTCTAATGAGATCAGTTTTCGAGCCATGCTAACCGAATTTTTGGAACACAATATGTGCAAATTGACGAAGGATGACGCAGGTACAGAGAAGGTATTCATTGCCTACACATTCGAGGAGATGAAcaagcttttgaaagaatcGTTGAAATAG
- a CDS encoding uncharacterized protein (EggNog:ENOG503NXN0; BUSCO:EOG09260OZU; COG:D): MTKVRRDVQLNEFKTMMITDHKDTSELTGEYQHIYTQLREARSSQKKMELLDTLSIIILKLTKATKSEEKCPQLQIDSELVQFLFLNLDNSNKTKMNTIIANTLNKMVGYSKLQDDFETQILKWVQILADSLTNSKHLLNMMETLVKNITTNVYPFYKANQAFVLRLLEFFKSSSLANSSSKVLTAIFANMYQTDSSRYFDSWDELIYSFLISQDHSKNMVIYLMPAIFKIDQNSFSKFLLKFFINFEHSNDDFKIQLGLSLLKIGETMSIDSSSIISVESLQDLLTFRSLNVRLNYLEFLCFTAKPTSTISSEVFSLIQNNLDSVLFDLNSVDTRNQFINTINGFLIHVRDSSYTRNKSKDIEYVNSSEQFLKWFLGFIQRGLLPSSSYAHNFIALSFSNKLIDLNLDGFTGLNKNNKSSFPFKINVFTDTIIVLLLDNLNNEYDDIRDMSCKVLLRCHQENLTKLLNYYTPEKSKLISKATRYCFSLRSRRSDGGANYFNFLALYFVQRGETQRVYELVLYLSQYLLHTEQLVGDFSTEESRHHGICTALKFVLQALPASVFDENVELWSTHFGRLLKLFQSMWPKLKPFLSNSKDNEDEEVDISQEQKLASNFSWRFIKESTDLVNTIFKINSSKFNLVEITSFLDYIEVLIDQISNINHKGALSAIYPSFVLIISYCCTNPNTREHPEVLLKRILCLIESKSQLISRRSGGLPLLITGILTGCKGAYKNCDALMTLTFKSLFATIKLEVGENENKYDLPQVNAMNCVKAIVNDSLLREESSQYWEESLNLCLLYFGSHNWSVRNCGLMLFTSLNNKLFNKAIKPLSTRIFENYELKHTLLKYLDSNNVEWVFPILSIISNLNFVNDEETLEEFEVGLIPLLGDRNWKVREMTSRTLSEISLPSLHSTLVSKLVSLLDTKDKNFNHGIFLCLLEIVKLKQLEAPEQVLLPLIKYQSWSTLKTYIDIIRYLDVPESCKTLLSHIFVKNISPEFSGLKRLALNNLLVYLLHVESSENVNNLINICFDLCFDFTVIVLDFLNKSVENFDTSSVWKILETSNDILITRKALEVLGKYPSSEYNGEHIKTLYRALENESNDIKAASLHVLSNYCSEHIKNFLNECIEFTHEDMPESIRMNGLKSIINYLAPCSKKSDKYLKFVSLTFSLATDKDIRIREMACEFICQLLEYPYSRSCYAVFKDFPLFLARDFESSELSSEIAQQLVNIFAFTKENLVQFEENWDDENALFDLEEPNTYRNGVIIVQTYIQVLQSAELSRSSIQHLTESSISTIDHMIGFFDKFQNADITGYTSNMLVFSSLEQNFTILKNLEVKAIIADKQQAQFEKQDKETLENNEKARQILSKLASQVNETSIEASPMRKASKSARTPDTSIPAGLSKVIKRLPFSGSIQSSEKELTSFFVFGIPEDCPQYEMSEYFEQFGKIRLISIIHKAKCGFVSYTSRQSAENLANSVSENGLNKNRSTPGLLLLRKSIPVRIAWSEVKQLGISSSEHKKIALVVNKVMEQLAEKDSKVSKGASKNPHSINQSKQASKSTAAKSKPISTKYQASQPDFEL; the protein is encoded by the exons ATGACTAAGGTACGACGAGACGTTCAGCtcaacgagttcaagaCTATGATGATCACCGACCACAAAGATACCAGTGAATTAACCGGAGAGTATCAGCACATCTATACGCAGTTGAGGGAAGCCCGATCACTGCAAAAGAAAATGGAGTTACTTGATACTCTTTCAATTAtcattttgaaattgaccAAGGCCACCAAAAGCGAAGAAAAGTGCCCGCAATTACAGATAGATCTGGaattggttcaatttctctttctcaACTTAGATAATTCCAACAAGACCAAGATGAATACTATTATTGCTAACACCCTCAATAAGATGGTGGGATATTCGAAACTCCAAGACGATTTCGAGACTCAAATACTCAAATGGGTCCAGATATTGGCTGATTCTTTAACGAACTCAAAGCACTTACTCAACATGATGGAAACATTGgtcaagaacatcaccacGAATGTTTACCCTTTCTATAAGGCAAACCAAGCTTTTGTTTTAAGGCTTttggagtttttcaaactgAGCTCACTAGCAAACTCTTCTAGCAAAGTGTTGACAGCAATTTTTGCAAATATGTATCAAACTGACTCATCCCGTTATTTCGATTCTTGGGACGAACTCATTTACTCCTTTTTGATCAGTCAAGATCACTCTAAAAATATGGTGATTTACTTGATGCCTGCTATATTTaaaattgatcaaaattCATTTctgaagtttttgttgaagttcttcatcaactttgaacattccaatgatgatttcaaaatccAGTTAGGTTTGAGCCTATTGAAAATTGGTGAAACAATGCTGATTGATTCATCCAGCATTATTTCAGTTGAGTCATTACAAGACTTATTGACCTTCAGATCTCTTAACGTAAGACTTAACTACTTGGAATTTCTTTGCTTCACAGCgaaaccaacttcaactaTCTCACTGGAAGTATTTAGCTTGATTCAAAATAACTTGGACTCGGTCttgtttgatttgaatTCGGTGGATACGAGGAACCAGTTTATAAACACTATTAACGGATTCTTAATACATGTGAGGGACTCCAGCTATACCAGGAACAAGTCGAAAGACATAGAATATGTCAATAGTTCGGAGCAGTTTTTGAAATGGTTCTTGGGTTTCATTCAACGAGGATTACTACCATCATCGTCTTACGCTCATAATTTCATTGCATTAAGTTTCTCCAATAAGTTGATagatttgaacttggatgGCTTTACTGGCTTGAATAAGAACAACAAGCTGTCATTTCCATTCAAGATTAACGTGTTCACTGACACAATTATTGTGCTTCTTTTGGAtaacttgaataatgaaTATGACGATATCAGAGATATGTCTTGCAAAGTGTTATTGAGAtgtcatcaagaaaacTTAACAAAGCTTTTAAATTACTATACACCTGAAAAATCAAAACTTATTAGTAAAGCAACAAGGTATTGCTTCAGCTTGAGGTCAAGGAGGAGTGATGGTGGTGCAAACTACTTCAATTTCCTTGCCTTGTATTTTGTTCAAAGAGGCGAAACTCAGAGAGTTTACGAATTGGTCTTGTACTTGTCTCAGTATCTTCTCCATACCGAGCAGCTCGTAGGAGATTTTTCTACAGAAGAGCTGAGGCACCATGGGATATGCACGGCGttgaagtttgtgttgCAAGCACTACCTGCTAGTGTTTTTGACGAAAATGTCGAATTATGGAGTACACATTTTGGTAGGCTTCTCAAGCTATTTCAGAGTATGTGGCCGAAATTAAAACCTTTCTTGTCGAATAGCAAAGACAatgaggatgaagaagtggatATATCACAAGAACAAAAACTAGCCTCCAACTTTAGCTGGAGGTTCATTAAGGAATCAACAGATCTAGTCAACACGATTTTCAAAATTAATTCATCAAAATTCAATTTAGTGGAGATTACTAGCTTCTTGGATTATATTGAAGTtctcattgatcaaatttCAAATATTAACCATAAGGGTGCGTTGTCTGCGATTTATCCGTCCTTTGTGTTAATCATAAGTTACTGTTGCACAAACCCGAATACTCGTGAACATCCCGAAGTTTTATTAAAACGGATATTGTGTCTAATTGAAAGCAAGAGCCAATTAATCAGTAGGCGTAGTGGTGGATTACCATTGTTAATAACCGGCATCTTAACAGGTTGCAAAGGTGCTTATAAGAACTGTGACGCATTAATGACCTTGACATTCAAATCgttatttgcaaccataAAGTTGGAGGTAGGTGAGAATGAGAATAAATATGATTTGCCTCAAGTAAATGCAATGAATTGTGTGAAAGCCATTGTCAACGATTCTTTATTGAGGGAAGAGAGCCTGCAGTATTGGGAGGAGTCTTTAAATCTCTGCCTCCTATACTTTGGTTCCCATAATTGGTCAGTCAGGAATTGTGGTTTAATGTTGTTCACCAGTTTAAATAACAAATTATTCAATAAGGCCATAAAACCCCTCTCAACGAGAATATTTGAAAACTATGAGTTGAAACATACATTATTGAAGTATCTAGACTCGAATAATGTTGAGTGGGTATTCCCCATTTTAAGCATAATatcaaacttgaactttgttaatgatgaagaaactttggaagaatttgaagtcGGATTGATCCCATTATTAGGTGACAGAAACTGGAAAGTTAGAGAAATGACATCAAGGACCTTATCTGAAATATCACTACCCAGtcttcattcaactttggTTTCTAAGCTCGTATCATTATTAGACACCAAAGACAAAAATTTCAACCATGGTATATTCTTATGTTTGCTAGAAATTGTGAAGTTGAAACAATTAGAGGCGCCAGAACAGGTTTTATTGCCCTTAATAAAATATCAAAGTTGGTCGACCTTAAAAACGTATATTGATATCATCCGATATTTGGATGTGCCTGAGAGTTGCAAAACTCTCTTATCTCATATATTCGTTAAAAATATTTCCCCAGAGTTCTCAGGTTTGAAAAGGCTAGCGTTGAACAACTTATTGGTTTATTTGTTACATGTTGAATCTTCAGAAAATGTGAACAATTTGATTAACATTTGTTTCGACTTGTGCTTTGATTTTACAGTGATTGTGTTGGATTTTCTAAATAAAAGCGTTGAAAATTTTGATACTTCTCTGGTTTGGAAGATATTGGAAACATCCAATGACATTTTGATCACAAGAAAAGCTCTTGAGGTTTTGGGAAAGTATCCAAGCTCTGAATATAACGGGGAACACATAAAGACATTATACCGTGCTTTGGAAAATGAAAGTAATGACATCAAAGCTGCAAGCTTGCATGTGCTTTCAAACTACTGTTCCGAACATATCAAAAACTTTCTTAATGAGTGTATTGAGTTCACCCATGAAGATATGCCCGAAAGTATTAGGATGAATGGTTTGAAACTGATTATCAATTACCTTGCCCCATGTTCGAAGAAATCAgacaagtacttgaagtttgtgtCACTTACTTTTTCATTAGCAACCGACAAGGATATTCGTATCAGGGAGATGGCTTGTGAGTTCATTTGTCAACTTCTCGAATATCCATATTCCAGGTCTTGTTATGCggtcttcaaagactttCCTCTATTCTTGGCTCGTGACTTTGAGTCTCTGGAGCTAAGTCTGGAAATTGCCCAACAGTTAGTGAACATTTTTGCTTTTACTAAGGAGAACttggttcaatttgaagagaacTGGGATGATGAAAATGCATTGTTCGATTTAGAGGAGCCTAACACTTATAGAAACGGTGTAATAATAGTTCAAACATATATTCAAGTTTTGCAAAGTGCCGAGCTATCAAGATCTTCCATTCAACATCTTACTGAAAGTTCAATTTCCACAATAGATCATATGATCGGGTTTTTTGACAAGTTCCAGAATGCTGATATTACTGGATATACAAGCAACATGCTCGTGTTCAGCTCTCTTGAGCAAAACTTCACTATCTTGAA GAACTTAGAGGTTAAAGCAATAATCGCAGATAAGCAACAAGCACAATTCGAAAAACAGGACAAGGAAACACTTGAAAATAACGAGAAAGCCAGACAAATACTTCTGAAGTTAGCATCACAAGTTAATGAGACATCAATAGAAGCATCTCCTATGAGAAAAGCATCAAAATCAGCCAGAACTCCAGATACTTCTATTCCAGCTGGTTTGTCCAAGGTCATTAAGAGACTCCCATTCAGCGGGTCAATACAAAGCAGTGAGAAAGAACTCACTtctttttttgtttttggaatcCCGGAGGACTGTCCACAATATGAAATGTCCGAAtactttgaacaattcgGTAAGATCAGGTTGATATCTATTATCCATAAAGCAAAATGCGGGTTTGTGTCTTACACTTCAAGACAGTCAGCCGaaaacttggccaactctGTCTCAGAAAACGGGCTCAATAAGAACCGGTCTACTCCAGGACTATTGTTGCTCAGGAAGTCAATTCCTGTCAGAATTGCATGGAGTGAAGTAAAACAACTAGGAATCTCTTCCAGCGAGCACAAAAAAATAGCATTAGTGGTTAATAAGGTCATGGAACAGTTGGCAGAGAAAGATAGCAAGGTAAGCAAAGGAGCTTCTAAAAACCCCCACTCAATCAACCAGTCCAAACAAGCTTCGAAGTCGACTGCTGCAAAGTCAAAGCCAATATCGACCAAGTACCAGGCTTCGCAGCCAGATTTCGAACTTTGA